One Catenulispora sp. GP43 genomic window, CAGCAACCGACAGCTGTCGGGGACGCTGACGGCGAAGGTGTCGGCCGCGGTGCGGCACTGACGGCCGAGCGCTCCTTGATTCCGCGTCAGGGTTCCCATACAGTCAAGCGTAAGGGAATCCTGACATCAAAGGGGGTGCGTGATGGGCTGGCTCTACGAAGGGGTCCCCGACGAGGAGCACGAAGGCCACGCGGTCGGGGTGCTCGCCAACGGCGTGATCCCGGCCTACGGCTCGGGCGGCCAGTGGTCCGAGATGGAGTTCCGGGACGGCTGGTGGTCGCCGGGTGCCGGCTCGGACGATCCGGGCGTGGAGCCGGCGTGGCTGCTGCCGGCCTGCGTGTGCGGCTGGCGCGGCGAGCGCGTCGGTTACGACCCGCAGGCCGAGGACACGGCGCGGGCGCAGTGGGACGTCCACATGGACGACGTCACCGTGTACTTCCTGACGGTCGCCAAAGCCGCCGAGGCGCTGGCCGGCGCCCTTGAGACGGCGCGCAAGGAGGGCGAGTACGACGCCCGGCCGCTGGCCGTCGTCAAGGCACTGCGGGTCACGCAGGCGCGCATCGGCTCGGAGATCGCGGCGGTAGTGGGGGCCGCTCGGGCCAAGGAGCTGAGCTGGGAGCTCATCGGGGACGCGCTGGGCGTCACACGGCAGACCGCGCATGAGCGGTACCGGGAAGTCGCGGCCGCTCCGGCACGGCCGGAATAGACACGGCTGGAACAGGCACGGCTGGAACAGAAGAGTCCCGGATCGGCGTCGCATGCCGATCCGGGACCCGTCAGACCCTCTACTCAGCCGTTCTTCTGCTCCAGCACCGCACCGCTGCCCGGACCCGTACCGGTCCGCAGGCCGCTGCCGTCGGTCCCGGTCACCGCCCCCTTCGGCGGGCCGGCCGGCAGGCTCACGCAGGCCGGCACCGGTCGGTCGGTCAACACCGAGGCGACCTGCCCCCTGCCGCCGTCGAAGCTGAAGGCGACCAGCATCGTGTCGTTCGGCGGCAGGCCCTTGGCCTGGACCGTGACCGAGCTGAGGCCGCCGGGACCGGCCTGCACGCCGAGCGTCGTCTGGCCGGCGCGCTGGGCCGGCGCGGCGAAGGAGTCGATCGAGGGGCAGCCCGGCGTGGCCTTGAGCACCACCACGCTGGCGCCGAGCCGGTGCAGCTCGGCGTTCGCGCCGGAGATGCCGCCGGCCTTGGTGACCGAGACGGTGACGGTGCCGTCGTGGTTGTCCGTCACGGCGTAGGCCGAGGCGGTTGCGCCGAAGACGGTGAAGCCGACGGCCGTGGCGCCGGCCGCCGCCACGGTGCCGGCGGTGGCCCAGGCGGGGCGCGCGTACCGGCGGCGGGTGCCCGGTACCTGCGCGGCGGCCGCGGCGTCCGTGGCCAGGGCGGCCCCGTGCTCGGCCATCAGGTCTTCGAAGAGGTGGTCGGCGAACTCGGTCATGGTGTCGCTCCGGATTCCGGGCGCGTGGTGTGCGCCCTGCGTAGACGGGTTCGGGCGCGCATGAGCCGCATGCGCAGCGCGCCCGCGGAGATGCCGAGCACTGCCGCCGCCTCCTTGGCCTTCAGGCCCGCGATGTCGACCAGCTCGACGGCCTGGCGGTCCAGGTCCGGCAGCCGGGTCAGCTCGCTGACCAGGGCCCGGCCCTCCCGCTCGGCGTCGATGCGGTCGAGGAGTTCCTCGACGTGGTCCGCCGCCAGATCGCGGCGCCCCGCCAGCCGGACCGCGCGCTCACGGCGGCGCGCGTCGGACTCGCAGTGCTTGGCGAAGACCCGGCGCGCTATGCCGAACAGCCAGGCGCGCGCGGTGCCGCGGCGGGGGTCGAAGGTGGTGTAGGAGGTGATCGCCTCGACGAACGTGTCCGCGGTCAGGTCGGCGACCGTCTGCGGATCCGTGCTGCGCCGGGCGAAGTAGGCGGTGACCGCGTCGATGTTGGCGCGGTACATGTGCTCGAAACCGGCGGCGGGGTCGTGGTCCGGGGCGGGCCGCCAGGGCCGTCCCGGATGCGTGGGCTCCGTTCGCGGCCGATCTCGAGGGCGCTGTGGGCGCTGTGGTCGCTGCGTCGTCGTCTCGCTCACACCATGGGGTTGCCGTCTTCGCCGGATTCTGTCACAGCCCGGGGTTCACACGTCTGGCGCTGGCGACGTTTGCGCAGGCCCCGGTGTGTGCAGACCACCGGGTGATCGTTGCCCCCGACTCAGCGAGGTCACCGTTGAAGCAGCGTGCGAACAAGGGTGCGGCCGCCGCCGCGGTGTGCGTGGCCCTGCTGGCCATGGCCGGCTGCGGGTCGTCGAAGCCGAAGTCGGACTCCGCACCGGCCGCGTCGTCCTCGGCGGCGGGCGGGCAGGCGAGTCCGGCGAGCCCGAACGCCGCCACGCCGCAGGTCTCCGACCAGCTGCAGTCGGACTACGAGATGATGGTCGCCAACGTCCTGCCCTCGGTGGTGCAGATCAGCACCGACAGCGGCCTGGGCTCCGGCGTGGTCTACGACACCAAGGGCGACATCCTCACCAACGCGCACGTGGTCGGGCAGGCCACCAGCTTCAAGGTCACCCAGCCCACCGGCGGCCAGCCGCTGACCGCCTCGCTGGTCGGCAGCTTCCCCACCGGCGACCTGGCGGTGATCCGGGTCAGCGGCGGCGCCGGCGGGCTCAAGCCGGCGAAGTTCGGCGACTCCACCAAGCTCAAGGTCGGGCAGATCGTGCTGGCGATGGGCAGCCCGCTGGGCCTGACCGGCACCGTGACCGAGGGCATCGTCTCGGCGCTGGGCCGGACCGTGACCTCCAACGACGCCAACGGCGCCGCGATCACCGTGGGCGACGCCATCCAGACCTCCGCGGCGATCAACAACGGCAACAGCGGCGGCGCGCTGGTGGACCTGTCCAGCGAGGTGGTCGGCATCCCGTCGGCCGCGGCCCTGAACCCCGAGCTCGGCAACAGCGCCGCGCCCGGCATCGGCTTCGCGATCCCGACCGCGACCGCGACCCGGATCGCCGACCAGCTGATCGCCTCGGGCAAGGTCACCGACTCCGGCCGCGCCGCGCTCGGGGTGAAGGTGCAGGGCGTGGTGGACAACAACGGGACCCCGGCCGGCGTCGGCATCGCCCAGGTGGAGGCGAACAGCGCCGCCGGGGCGGCCGGGCTGAAGGTCGGCGACGTGATCACCGCGGTGAACGGCACGCCGACGCCGGACCCGACGACGCTGTCCCAGGTGCTGGTGACGCTCAAGCCCGGACAGCAGGTCAAGGTGGACTACACGTCCCCGGACGGATCGAAGCACACGGCGACGGTCACGCTCGGGACGCTGAACGGGTGAGCGGACGGACCGCTCAGACAGTCCACGGCGGGACGATGCCGTCGCCCTCGCGCGGCAGCGTCCACGCCCGTCCCCCGGCCGGCGCGGTCACGATCGCGCTGAACCCGGCAACCGGGTCCGGGGTGACCCGGCGCTCGGCGTCGGCCGGCACCACGATGGTGTCGCCGGCGCGCAGCGCGTGCTTGTCCCCGGCCAGTTCCACGTCCGCGGCGCCGGCGGTGAAGAGCCAGATCTGCTCGACGTCGATGACGTGCAGCGGCCCGGCCGGCGCCCCGGCCTCGACGTCCACGCGCCAGATCGGCCGCTCGGCGGCACCGAGCGTGGGCGAGGCGAGGGTGGTCATGGTGCCGGCCGGGGTCTGGCTGCGGCGGGTCTCGGAGGTGCGGATGACGGACATGGAGGGCTCCTCGGTCTACAATCGACAACGGCGTTGTCCTAACTAGACAATAAGGTTGTCGATTGTGTCAAGAGCGCTCCCGCCGCCAGGCTCTGACCTGCCGTTGCTCATGCTGCTCGGCTTCCGGGCCCTGATCGACGACGTGCACACCGAGCTCGCCGAGGCCGGCCACCCGGGCTTCCGGCCGCTGCACGGCGTCACGTTCAAGGCCATCGGCGAGGGCGTCACCGCCTCCGAGCTCGGCC contains:
- a CDS encoding cupin domain-containing protein, giving the protein MSVIRTSETRRSQTPAGTMTTLASPTLGAAERPIWRVDVEAGAPAGPLHVIDVEQIWLFTAGAADVELAGDKHALRAGDTIVVPADAERRVTPDPVAGFSAIVTAPAGGRAWTLPREGDGIVPPWTV
- a CDS encoding S1C family serine protease: MAGCGSSKPKSDSAPAASSSAAGGQASPASPNAATPQVSDQLQSDYEMMVANVLPSVVQISTDSGLGSGVVYDTKGDILTNAHVVGQATSFKVTQPTGGQPLTASLVGSFPTGDLAVIRVSGGAGGLKPAKFGDSTKLKVGQIVLAMGSPLGLTGTVTEGIVSALGRTVTSNDANGAAITVGDAIQTSAAINNGNSGGALVDLSSEVVGIPSAAALNPELGNSAAPGIGFAIPTATATRIADQLIASGKVTDSGRAALGVKVQGVVDNNGTPAGVGIAQVEANSAAGAAGLKVGDVITAVNGTPTPDPTTLSQVLVTLKPGQQVKVDYTSPDGSKHTATVTLGTLNG
- a CDS encoding RNA polymerase sigma factor, with the translated sequence MYRANIDAVTAYFARRSTDPQTVADLTADTFVEAITSYTTFDPRRGTARAWLFGIARRVFAKHCESDARRRERAVRLAGRRDLAADHVEELLDRIDAEREGRALVSELTRLPDLDRQAVELVDIAGLKAKEAAAVLGISAGALRMRLMRARTRLRRAHTTRPESGATP